Sequence from the Nocardiopsis sp. YSL2 genome:
GGCCACGCGGGTGCGGACCAAGGACCTGCTCGCCGTGGCGCCGACGGTGGCGCGTACCCTGCCGGACCTGCTGTCGCTGGAGTGCTGGGGCGGGGCGACCTACGACGTCGCGCTGCGGTTCCTGGCCGAGGACCCCTGGGAGCGGCTGGCCGCGCTGCGCGAGGCCGTGCCCAACATCTGCCTGCAGATGCTGCTGCGCGGCCGCAACACGGTCGGCTACACCCCCTACCCCGCGGAGGTGACCTCGGCGTTCGTGCAGGAGGCGGCCGCCACCGGCGTGGACGTGTTCCGGATCTTCGACGCGCTCAACGACGTCGAGCAGATGCGGCCGGCGATCGAGGCCGTCCGTGAGACCGGCACCGGGGTCGCCGAGGTCGCGCTGTGCTACACCTCGGACCTGTCCGACCCGTCCGAGAAGCTCTACACGCTCGACTACTACCTGGGTCTGGCCGAGCGGATCGTCGAGGCGGGCGCCCACGTGCTGGCGGTCAAGGACATGGCGGGGCTGCTGCGCGCCCCGGCGGCCGAGCGGCTGGTCACGGCGCTGCGCCGGGAGTTCGACCTGCCGGTGCACATCCACACGCACGACACCCCGGGCGGGCAGTTGGCCACCTACCTGTCGGCGGTGAACGCGGGCGCGGACGCCGTGGACGGGGCGGTGGCGTCCATGGCGGGCACGACCTCGCAGCCGTCGCTGTCGGCGATCGTGGCGGCCTTCGACCACTCCGACCGGTCGACGGGGCTGGACCTGGGCGCGGTGAACGCGCTGGAGCCGTACTGGGAGGCCGTGCGCCGGGTGTACGCGCCCTTCGAGGCCGGACTGGCCTCGCCCACCGGGCGCGTGTACACGCACGAGATCCCGGGCGGGCAGCTGTCGAACCTGCGCACCCAGGCGATCGCGCTGGGGCTGGGCGACCGGTTCGAGGACATCGAGGCGATGTACGCGGCCGCCGACCGGATGCTGGGCCGGCTGGTCAAGGTCACGCCCTCGTCGAAGGTGGTGGGCGACCTGGCCCTGCACCTGGTCGGGGCCGGGGTCTCGCCCGAGGACTTCGAGGCGGACCCGGACCGGTTCGACATCCCCGACTCGGTGATCGGCTTCCTGCGGGGCGAACTGGGCGTGCCGCCCGGCGCCTGGCCCGAGCCGTTCCGCACCAAGGCCCTGCGCGGTCGCGCGGAGGCCCGTCCGACCGAGGAGCTGACGGAGGAGGACCGGGTCGGTCTGGCCAAGGACCGGCGCGTGACGCTCAACCGCCTGCTCTTCCCCGGCCCGACGCGGGAGTTCCAGGAGCACCGCGCGTCCTACAGCGACACCAGCGTGCTCGACAGCCCGGACTTCTTCTACGGGCTGCGTGAGGGCGCGGAGCACGTGGTGGACCTGGAGCCGGGCGTGCGGCTGCTGATCGGCCTGGAGGCGGTCAGCGAGGCCGACGAGCGGGGCGTGCGCACGGTGATGACCACGCTCAACGACCAGCTCCGTCCGCTGCAGATCCGGGACCGGGCGCTGTCCTCGGCCGTGCGCGAGGCGGAGAAGGCCGACCGCGCCAACCCGGGGCACGTGGCGGTGCCCTTCGCCGGGGTGGTCACGCTGACGGTGTCCGAGGGCGACGAGGTGGCGGCCGGGGACACGGTGGCCACGATCGAGGCGATGAAGATGGAGGCGTCGATCACCGCCCCGAAGGCCGGAACGGTCAAGCGGATCGCGGTCGAGGACGTCCAGCGCGTGGAGGGCGGGGACCTGCTGCTCAGCCTGTCCTGACATCGCCTTGGGCGTCCGGGTCCGGTCCGGCCGCGCACCGACACTCCTGGTCGGTGCGCGGCCGGACCGCTGTCGGCGGTGCCGGTGGCGCACGCGTGCGTCCGGGGCGCGGTGGCGGCGGATCAGTGCGGTCGGCGGTGGCGTCCGCGGGGCCGGGGACACAATGAGCGCTCCCCGCCCGCCCCCACCGTGAGGAGAACCGAACATGGAGAGCGCACTGGCCGCAGCGGAGAAGGTCCTGGCTCCGCTGCCCGAGTTGTCCCCCGACGTCGAAGAGATGTACAAGGACCTGCACCGCCACCCCGAGCTGGGTTTCCAGGAGTTCAGGACCGCGGGCATCGCCGCGGAGAGCCTGCGCGCATGCGGCTACGAGGTCCACGAGGGGGTCGGCGGCACGGGCGTCGTCGGGCTGCTGCGCAACGGGGAGGGCCCGGTGGTGCTCCTGCGCGCCGACATGGACGGCCTCCCCGTGGCCGAGGACAGCGGCCTGGAGTACGCGGCCACGGACGCCACCGGTCTGCGCGACGGCCGTCAGGTCCCGGTCATGCACGCGTGCGGACACGATGTCCACGTCGCGTGCCTGGTCGGGGCGGCGCGGCTGCTCGCCCGCGCGCGGGAGCACTGGTCGGGGACGGTGGTGGCGCTGTTCCAGCCGGCGGAGGAGCTCGGGACGGGCGCGCGCGCCATGCTGGCGGACGGGCTCTTCGACCGGGTACCGCGTCCGGACGCCGTGCTGGCCCAGCACGTCTCCCCTCTGGCCGCCGGGCACACGGCCTACTGCCCGGGCGTGTGCATGGCCGCCTCGGACGAGGTCCGCATCACCTTCCACGGGGTCGGCGGGCACGGCTCCCGCCCGGAGGCCGCCAACGACCCGGTACTGACGGCGGCGGCCTTCGTCCAGCGCGTGCAGATGATCGTCTCGCGGGAGATCGCCACCGGGGAGCGGGCGGTACTGACCGTCGGCTCCATCACCGCGGGGGAGGCGGCCAACGTCATCCCCGACACCGCGGAGGTGGCGCTCAGTGTGCGCAGCTTCACCCCTTCCGTGCGCACGCGCGTCCTGGCGTCGATCGAACGCATCGCCCGGGCCGAGTCCGACGCGGCCGGAGCCCCCCGGCACCCGGACGTCCGGCATTCGAGCGGCTTCCCGGTCTCGCGCAACGACGACGCTCTGACGGACCGCGTCAACGCCGCTCTGCGCGACCGGCTGGGAGAGGACAAGGTGCACGAGATCGGACCCATCACCGGCAGCGAGGACGTGCAGCACCTCGCCGACGCCGCCGGCGCGCCCCTCTACTACTGGTGGGTGGGGGGCTGGGAGTCGGAGGAGTTCCTCCGCGCCTACCGGGCCGGCACCGCCGATCGCGACATCCCCGCCAACCACTCCCCCAGGTTCGCGCCCGTGCTCCGGCCCACGCTCGGTACGGGGGTGACGACGATGACGGTCGCGGCCCTGTCCTGCCTGGCGGCGGGCGGCTGACCGCCCGCGTCTCCCCCGTCCCGGCCCCGGCAACGGGGCGGCCGCGGCGAGCGGGCCGACCGGCACGCGGGCGGAGCACGCCCTAAGGCGTGTGCGGGTCCGCCCACAGGTCCATGGGCACGTGGCCCGTGGCGCGGCCCGCCCGGTCCAGGAGCCGTCCCGTGCGTTTGACCGAGCGCAGGCTCACCGCGCGGTCCACGACGTCGACGTCGGGGTGGGCGGCCGCGACCCGGTGCTCCCAGTCGGCGAGGTCCTCCAGGCGGTGCAGCCAGACGATCGCGACCGCCGACGCCTGCCCGGCCACATGGGCCGCCATGCGCGTCTCGGGCATGGCGGCCAGGCCGGCGCACACGTCAGCGATCCGCCCCACCGGGATGTTCAGCCACAGCGACACGTGCACGGGCCACCCCGCCTCGCGGGCGGCGGTGTCGCACCGGATGGTCAGCCGCCCCGACCGCACCAGGTCCGGGACCCTGCGCCGCAGCGTGCTGGAGGCGACACCGGTCCTGCGGGCGAGCTCGGAGTAGGGCATCCGGCCGTCCTCCCCCAGGGCGAGGATGAGCTCGCGGTGCGGCGTCAGGGCGCGCGGCTGCGCGCCCGCCTCCTTGTGCTCCTCGCCGATCCTCCTGCGCTGGCCGGGGTCGAGGCTGTCCAGGCGCCAGGAGCCGGCGTCGCGTGCCATGCGCACGATCATCGTGGTGCGCACCCACTGCACGCCGAACACCCGGGGGAGCACGTCGAGGACGACGGAGGTCACCGACTGCTGGGTGACCGCGGCGACGGTCACGAGCAGGTCCCGGCTCCCGCTGGTGATCTCCACGCTCACCGCGTGCGGGCAGCGGGCGATCCGGCCCGCGGCCTCCTCGGTCTGACCGGCGGCGCAGCCGACCTCCACGAGCGCCATGCCGCCCCACGGCAGTTGCGAGGGACCCACGTAGCAGGTGATCCACGCGAACCCCTCCTCCGTGAGCTGCGCCCACCGGCGCGAGAGCGTGGAGGCGTCGACCCCGAGGGGCTCGGCCAGCTCGGTCCACGACGCACGCGGGGAGAGCTGCATGGCGTTGATCATCATGAGGTCCAGTTCGTCCATTCGGCCCATCCGTGCAGTCTCGAACCCGATATGACCTTTTCGTGAATAAATGCACCCTATCCAGTGGCCGTGGCCATGCTGGGGACCGTTCGCCCCACCGGGGGCGGACGCGCAGCGCAAGCCGGGGGCATTCCACACAGGAGGCATCGTGACTCGACTAGTGCGCAGATGGACGGCGGTCGGCGTGGTTCTGACCACAGCGGCCCTGACGTCCTGCACCACCGACCCTGGGGGCGCCGCCGACACCTCCCGGGTACGCGTCGCCGTCACGGCGGACGCCACATCGTTCGATCCCGCGCGGGGAAACGTCGCCGCCGACTACCAGTTCGCACGCCTGACCCACGACTCCCTGGTCCGGATGAACCCCGAGGGGGAGACGGTTCCCGGCCTGGCCGCGTCGTGGGAGGAGAGCCCCACCGGGGTGGAGTTCACCCTCCGGGACGGTGTCACCTGCTCCGACGGGACGGAGCTGGACGCCGACACGGTGGCGGCGGCCCTGGAGTACCTCGCCTCCCCCGACACCGGCTCCTCGATCGCGGGCCACGTGTTCGGGCCCGGCGAGCCCGAGATCTCCTCCGACGGCGACGCGGGAACCGTCACCGTCACGTTGGAGAGCCCCTGGTCCGGCCTCCTGCCGGGGCTGTCCTCGGCCCAGGCCGGAATCCCGTGCACGACCGATCCCGAGGAACTGGCCACGGGCGAGGCCCCGGGAACCGGGGCCTACACCCTCACCGCCTCCCAGCGGGGCACGGAGTACACCTACTCCCTGCGTGAGGACTACGACTGGGCACCGGACTTCGGCGCACAGGGCTCCTTCCCCGAGACCGTCACCTTCCACGTGATCGAGAACGAGAGCACCGTCGCCAACCAGATGGAGACCGGGCAGATCGACTACGCCGCCTTCACCGGCACCGACAGCGCCCGCTTCGATCCCGAGGAGTACACCGTGGTCTCCCGGCCGACGGTGTTCATGTTCCTGGTGTTCAACGAACGCGGGGACAGGCCCGGCGCCGACCCGCGGGTGCGGGAGGCCGTCGCCCGGAGCGTGGACAGGGAGGCCTTCCGCAACGCGGTCACCAGCGAGGCGGGAACCCTGCTCACCACCGTGGTCCCCGCGGACTTCCGGTGCGCGCTGGACGACGCGTCGCTCCTGGCGCAGGCCGACGCCGACGCCGCCGCCGAGGTCCTCGGCGGTGTGGAGATGAACCTGGTCGGCACGAACGCCATCGCCGGCGGGTCCGGCAACGAGTACGTGCGCGCCGCGCTCGCCGACGTCGGCGCCCAGGTCGATCTGCGCAACGTGGACAACGCGACCTGGGGCACCGAGGTCCTGGGCTCCGAGGGCGACTGGGACGTCACGGTGATGGCCGCCCTGAACGGCAGCGGCACCCTCACTCCCACGATGTCCCTGCTCACCGGGCCGCCGCCACCGGACGGCCGCAACTTCGGCGCGGTCGACAGCCCCGAACTGGCCGAGGGCTTCCAGAGCGCGATGTCGTCCGTGGACTCCGAGGAGCAGTGCACCGCGTGGCGGGACGCGCAGCGGGCGATGCTGGAGCAGCACCACGCTGTCCCGCTGTCCGCTGTGGACGTCAGCTGGGTGATGGCCGAGCACGTGAGCGCGACGGCCTTCCCCACCGGGGTCGACGTCTCCACGCTGCGGATCGCGGACTGAGGCTGGCCGATGTCCCCCCTCCCCACCGCACGCACCAGGCCCGGCCGGTCCGGCCGGGCCTGGGCCCGCTTCCTCCTGCGCCGCCTCCTCGGACTGGGCGCCGTCCTCGTCGTCCTGGTCACCGCCACCTTCCTGATCCTCCAACTGGTGCCCGGGGACCCCGCCCGCGCGGCGATCAGCGTCGACGCCTCTCCTGAAGAGGTCGAGGCGATGCGCCGCGCGCTGGGGCTGGACCGGCCCCTGGCCGAGCAGTTCGCCTCCTACGTCGGGGGCCTGCTCACCGGGGACCTCGGCACCTCCTTCCAGACCGGTGAGGCGGTGTCGCAGGTCATCGCCACACGCCTGCCCTTCACCGCGCAACTGGCCGTGTTCTCGGTACTGGGCGCCCTGCTGATCGCGGTCCCGCTGGGTGTCGCGGTGGCCGTGGCGTGCCGCGGCGGGCGCCGCCGCCCCCTCGACACGGCCTTCACCACCACGGCCTCCGTCGTCGGCTGCACACCCGAGTACATCGCGGGCACGCTCCTGGTCCTGCTGTTCGCCGTCACCATGGGATGGCTCCCGGCGGCGGGTGCCGCCACCCCGGCCTCGCTCCTGCTGCCCGTGGCGGCGATCGCGCTGTCGCCCGCGGCGGCGCTGGCCCGCATCGTGCGGCGGGAGACCGCCGTCGTGCTGGAGGAGGACTACCTCCGCACGGCCCGCGCCAAGCGCCTGGGCGGCTGGGCACTGTACGTACGGCACACCCTGCCGAACCTGCTGACCTCGACCCTGACCATGGGAGGCCTGCTCCTGGCCGGGCTGATGGGCGGCACCGTGATCGTGGAGTCGGTCTTCGCCTGGCCCGGGCTCGGCAGCCGGGTGGTGCAGGCGATCCTCGTCCGCGACTTCCCCGTCATCCAGGGCATCGTCCTGGTGATCGGTCTCATGGCCGCCGTCATCAACCTGCTGGTCGACGTCTGCCTCGGCGTACTCGACCCCCGCACACTCACCGGAAAGACCGAGGAGGCGAGTTCGTCGTGACCTCTCCCCCGCGCGCCCTCACCCTGGCGCGACGGCCCGGCCTCGTCGTCGGAGCGACGGGCCTGCTGGCAGTCCTGCTCCTGGCCGTCCTTGGACCGTGGGTCTGGGGCGACCAGGCCGCGCAGCTCAGCGACAGCACCCGGGCGACACCCGGGCCCGACCACTGGCTGGGCACCGACGCGCTGGGACGCGACGTCCTGGCCCGCACACTCACCGCCACCCGGCTCACCCTGGAGACGACCACCCTGGCCACCGCCCTGGCGGCGGGTGTCGGACTGCTTCTGGGCGGGACGATCTGGTTGAGCGGACCGCGCGTGCGCACCGTCGGCCTGCGGGTCATCGACGTCCTGGTCTCCTACCCCTCCCTGATCCTCGCGCTCCTGGTGGCCGCGGTCGTCGGGCCCGGGCCCACCGCGTCGGTCCTCGCGGTGGGCGTGGCCGGCAGTCCGGTCTTCGCCCGGCTCACCGCCAACCTCGCCGGCTCGGTCGCGGCACGGGACTACGTCACCAGCGCCCGTATGCTCGGCGTCCCCAAGCACCGCCTGTTCCTCCGACACATGCTGCCCAACATGGCCGAGCCGCTCCTGGTCCTGGTCTCGGTGGCCTTCGGCACCATCCTCGTCACCCTGTCGGGCCTGTCCTTCCTCGGCCTGGGCGCGCAGCCGCCGCACTACGACTGGGGTTCGCTGCTGTCCGAAGGGCTCCGTGAGCTGCACACCAATCCCAGCCAGGCCCTGGGGCCGGCGCTGGCCATCGTCCTCACCGGGACCTGTGCCGGGCTGGTGGGCGACGCAGTGGCCGCCGGCGCCGACGCGCGCTCGTCGGGTGTGCGCGCCCTGGCCCGTTCGGCGACCCGCGCCCCCGTCCCGGCCGCCGACGCCGCGCCGGACCACGGAGCGACGGTGCTCAGCGTCCGCTCTCTGACGGTCCGCGACGCCTCCGGGACCCGGCTCGTGGACGACGTCTCCCTCGACGTGGGCCGCGGGGAGATCGTCGGAGTCGTCGGGGAGTCCGGTTCCGGCAAGACGCTCACCGCGATGGCCGTGGCGCGGCTGCTCCAGACGGGCCTGCGCTCCAGCGCCGAGGTGATGCGCCTGGGCGACCTCGACCTGCGCGGACATCCCCAGGCACGGCGGCTGGCCCTGGACCTGGGCGTGGTCTTCCAGGACCCCCTGTCCTCGCTCAACCCCGCGCTGCGGATGGGGAACCAGCTCACCGAGGTCCTGCGCACGCACGCGGGGGCGTCGGCGCGGGAGGCGCACGCCCGGGTGCGCGACAGCCTGGCCCGCATGCGCGTCACCGACCCCGACGGGCTCATGCGCGGCTATCCGCACCAGCTGTCCGGCGGGATGCGCCAGCGGGCCATGATCGCCGCGGCGCTGGCCTGCGCGCCGAAGCTGATCGTGGCCGACGAGCCCACCACGGCACTGGACGTGACGGTCCAGGCCGACGTATTGCGCCTGCTCCGCGAGGCCGGACGCGACGAGGAGACCTCCGTCCTGCTGATCTCGCACGACATCGCCGTCGTCTCCTCGGTGTGCGACCGGGTCCTGGTGATGTACTCGGGCCGCGTCGTGGAGTCCCTCGACACGGCCGCGCTCCGCCGGGGCGAGGCGGCCCACCCCTACACCCGCGCCCTGATCAGCGCGACGCCCGCCGCCGCCCTGTCCCTGGCCACGGCCGACGGCGGAGCGGCGCCCGAACGCCTGGCCACCATCCCGGGGCGTCCGCCCCAGCCCGGGCTGCGCCCCCCTGGGTGTGCGTTCGCGCCCCGGTGCTCGCGCGCCCTGGACCCGTGCCGCGACTCGGTGCCCGTCCCCGTTCCGACCGGCACGGGCTCGGCCGCGTGCTTCGCACCGGTCGCCTTCCCCCACAGCGGCGTCCAGGAGGGTGCACGATGACCGCCACGCCATCCGATCGGACCGACCGGCCCGCCCTGATCCGCGCCGAGGGAGTCACCGTGGGCTACGGATCCCGCTCGGGGTCGGCCCCGATCCTGCGCTCGGTCGACCTGGAGCTGCGGAGCGGACGCACCCTGGGGCTGGTCGGCGAGTCGGGGTCGGGCAAGTCGACCCTGGCCCGCGCCCTGGTGGGCCTGCTGCGCCCCTCCGCCGGAAGGGTCCTGCACGAGGGCCGTGACCTCGCCTCGGCGAGCCGGAGGGAGCTGGCCGCGCTGAGGCGCTCGGTCCAGCTCGTCCCCCAGGACCCCTACGCGTCGCTGAACCCCCGGATGACCGTGGGTGCGGCCATCGCCGAGGCCGTCGACCCGCGCCGCGCGTCGCTGCGCGCGCACCGGGCCGAGGTCGAGCGCTGGCTGGGTCTCGTGGCCCTGGACCCCGACGCGGCGGAGCGCTATCCGCACGCGTTCTCCGGCGGCCAGCGCCAGCGGATCGCCGTGGCCCGCGCCCTGGCCGCCCGGCCCCGGGTGGTGATCGCCGACGAGATCACCTCCGCCCTGGACTGCTCGGTCCAGGCCGAGGTCCTGAACGTGCTCGCCGACCTGCGCGAGGAGCTCGACCTGACGATGCTGTTCATCTCGCACGACCTCAGCGTGGTGCGCCTGGTCAGTGACGACGTCGCCGTGCTCTACCAGGGACGCGTGGTGGAGCGGGGCGAGGCGCACGAGGTCCTGGGCGGATCCCCCCGGCACCCCTACACCCGGCTGCTCCTGGACAGCGTCCCGGACGGGCGGGAGCTGTCGCCGCCGCCCGGCGGCACCACCGGGGGCACCGGGACCGGCGCCCGTGTCCGGGAGGCGCGGGGTGCGTGAGGCCGGGCGGTGGCGCTGCCGGAGCCGTGGCCGCTCCCGCCGCCGTCGTCCGGATCGACGTGTTCCTCAGCGCCCCGGGCCACGCGGGGGCCGGGGCTCGGAGCCGACCGGGCGCGCGGAGCGATCCGTCCGGGCGCGTACCGGAGCGGGACCGACCCGGCTCAGGAGGGTCCCGATCCCGTGCGGGCGCCCGTGTGCGCGGTCCTGCATCCAGGACCGCACCTGTTCGGCGGTGTCCGGGGCCACCGCGCCGATCAGTGAGAAGGCGTCGCGCCGCAGGGCCGGGCGCAGCGCGCGCAGGGCCGGAGCCAGGACCCGGTCCAGCAAGGCGCCGCGTTCCGCCTCCCAGGCGGGGCTGCCTCCGCGCGACCACCACAACCAGGCGTGCGCGGCGCACATGCGGTAGTCGCCGCGCAGCACGGGGGGAAGCTCCGAGCGCGCCCGCCGGGCGTAGGCCGCGGCCAGCTCCGGGGTGGCCCTGGCCGCGAACTCAGCGAACTCCAGGGCGAAGACGCGGTCGTCGGCCGCGAAGCCGTGGGGGTCCAGGACCCGCTCGACCACCGCGCGGGCCGCGTCCTGGCCCAGCGGTCCGCGGCCGGCACGGCTCAGCAGCAGCTCCATGTGGCGGCGGACCACCCGGTCGGTACCGGAGCCCCTGCCCACCTCGCGCAGTCGTCCGGTGAGCGCCACGAGTTCCACGACCGGCCGGTGCCGGGGCGGGAAGAGGTCCAGGTAGTGGTCCATCAGGAGGTCGGCCAGAGCCGTGATCCGGCGGTGCGGCCGTTCTGCGCCGGCCACCAGGGCCGAGGCGGCCTCGGCCGTCTCGGGGCGCGGGTGCGCCCGCAGCATGCGCGCCGCCCCGCCGGTGTCGGGTCCGTGTCCGGCCCACACCAGGCGCAGTGCGAGCCGCACCGAGGCGCCGTCGGGCTCGGTTCCGGGTGTGAGCGTGTCGGTGACCAGGGCGAACTCGACGAGGTCGGTGTCCGCCGATCGGGCGTTCCGGGCACGGGCGGGACCGGTGCCGCGGCGGGCCGCCGCGAGCCGCTGGACGGCCCGCAGGGCGCGCAGCGGCGGCGGCGACGGGTCGAGCAGCCAGGCCGGAGCGTCCGGGCCGCCGACCAGGTCCAGGACGGGACCGGGTTCGTCGCGGGCGCGGGTGTCCAGGGCCCGCAGGACGGCCGAACGCGACCGGGCCTGCCCCGGTTCGCCGAGGAGCTCTCCGACGGCCGCGCGGCCGGGGCCGTCGGAGAGCAGCGGTGGTATCAGCAGCCGGGCCGCGTGGTCCTCCTGGAGGTGGGGTTGGACGAGCACGTCGCTCAGCCGGAGGAGTTCGAGCAGGACGTGGAGCGGGGCGTCGTCTCGGGCGAGCGCCTCGTGGAGCGCGCGGCGGGCGGGGCGCAGGACGCGGTCGTCACCTGCCGCACGGAACCGGGTCCGAGCCCAGCGCAGCACCTCGCGCAGGTCCGCGTTGTCCGGCTCGTCGACGAGCAGTCGGGGCAGCGCGCCCAGGGCGGCGGCGACCAGTGGGGCCGTGAGGTCGGGACCGAACCGGCGTTCCAGGGCGGTGGCGAGGTCGCGTGCGGCTTCGGGGCGCAGCGGACCACGGGCGGTCAGTGCGGCCAACAGCGAGGCCCACCATGCCCGGGAACGCTCGTCGACGCGGTCGCGGCACCACGCCACGGCGTCGGGGCCCGCCCCGGCCGGGAGCTCGATCCCCTCGGCCAGAGCGGCGCAGGCGAGGGCGCCGCCCAGGTCCCGTGCCCGTCGAGCCACGGGTACGCCGGCGCCCTGGTCACCCGCGGCGACGGTCTCGCCCACCAGGGCTCCGCGGCCCGCCTCCCACAGGGCCGTGGCCGCGACGGCCCAGGTGAGCGGTTCCGCGCCCGGGTCCGCGTCCGGGTCCGCGTCATGGTCGACGTCCGGGTCGCCGTCCGCCCCGGAGCGGTGCACCCGGTACCGGCCACCGCTCGCCGCGTCGGTCAAGGCCGGAGCGCAGTCCTCGGTGACGCCGATGACGTGGTGCGGGGACAGGTCGGGACGTCGGGTGTAGGTGGTGAAGGTGAGCCGTCCGGCCAGGTCGGCGGGCAGGCTGCGGCAGGCCAGGGCGATCCAGTGGGCGGCCTCCGTGCTGGAGCCGACCAGGACGACCTGCCGGTCCGCGTCGCCGTCCAGCGCGTGGAGGATGTCGGTGAGCACGGCGGCGGCCCGGCCGCGGTGCCGACGGGTGAAGGCCGCGAGGCGCTGCGTCGAGGGAGCGCCGTCCGGGCGCGGGCGTCCCCCCGGAGGGGAGGTGCGGGGCCGATCGGCCGGCCCGGCTCCCGCGGTGGTCGCGGCACCGGCCGGCGGTGCGGTGTCGGCGTCGTGCGCTCCCGTGCGCCAGAAGGAGGAGCCCCAGGTGTCGATGGGAAGGACCGCGGTTCCAGGCGCACCGGGCAGCACCAGGGCGTGCGCGTAGAAGTTGCCGTACCGGCCGGTGTGGTCGCGGCCGACGTAGACGATGTGGCTGAGAACGGTGGTGTCGTTGGTGAGCCTGGTGTGGCTGAGGGTGATCGGGAAGTCGGCGAGTTCGGCCGGGGCGGGCCGCACGGGCATGGCGGGCGGGGGTTCGTAGGACAGGTGCCGCTCGATCCGGCGCAGGAGTGCGGGCCGCAGTCCCGGGGACGCGTGGACGAACTGGAATCCGGGGGCGCCCGTCGGCCCGGACTCCACCGAGGTGTAGTGCGCTTCCGCTGTGCTCATCGGCCGTCCTTCGGGGGAACTCGTGCGGTCGGCACAAGGGGTGGGTGAGCGTTTCACGACACGCGGGACGCCAGGAAGGAATCGTTGTCCGCCGTTCTTCGCGTGGCGGGTGAAAAGGAGGGGGAAGGGTCCGGGCCAGGGACCGGTGGCCGCACAGAGACCCGTTCTCCAGGGGGAACGGCCAGGGAGGGGATCGAACCCGGAATCCGAGTCGGCATTCTCTGACGAAGGGGATTTCAACGGAGAATACTACCAACGGAATCCGAGGTTCTCCAGAGAAGTGATCCCCACGGACGGCACCTCATCCGCCACAATGGAGACGGAAAAGAAACAGCGCCCCGTTCGTCACCGAGGCTTCCCGTCCACGACCGATGGCCTCCCGCATCCCGATCCCTCGGCCCGCGGACAGACGGCCGAACCGGGTGGCGCCGCGCATGGTCCCGGGCGTCGCTGCGGTGAACGGGACCACGCGGCCACACCCGAGCCGGGACCACTCCCCCGCGGACGCCTCGGCGGCGGACACGCGTGGTTGTCCACAGGGCGGCCACGGCGCCGGGAATTACTGACATCCTTGGTCCTCAGGAGAACCGAGCGTCTCGATGGGAACCGGATGCGCATGGGCGAGGGCAACCGTGAACGGCGGCGCGCCAGGCTGAGGACGACGGGTGAGCGGCAGCGCCGCCGGGACGCCCAGCGTGGACCCGCCACACCCACCTCCCACGGCGCCGCGCCGCCGAACCTGCCCGAGGAACACGCGCGCAGACTGGTCGCGCTCGCCGTGGACGCGCTGCGCCGGGGCGGCGATGCCCAGCTGGACGCCACCCTGGCCGAACTCGCCGAACCCGGGGTGCCGGGCTGGGGTCGGGCCGTCGACCGCGCCCTGTTCTCCGGTCTGGAGCGCGAGGTCGCGCGGTCCTGGCAGCACGGCTGGCAGCCCGCCGAACTGGTGCGCGTGCTCACGCGTGAACTCGACCGTGCCGCGGGAGCCCTG
This genomic interval carries:
- a CDS encoding GTPase-associated protein 1-related protein, with protein sequence MSTAEAHYTSVESGPTGAPGFQFVHASPGLRPALLRRIERHLSYEPPPAMPVRPAPAELADFPITLSHTRLTNDTTVLSHIVYVGRDHTGRYGNFYAHALVLPGAPGTAVLPIDTWGSSFWRTGAHDADTAPPAGAATTAGAGPADRPRTSPPGGRPRPDGAPSTQRLAAFTRRHRGRAAAVLTDILHALDGDADRQVVLVGSSTEAAHWIALACRSLPADLAGRLTFTTYTRRPDLSPHHVIGVTEDCAPALTDAASGGRYRVHRSGADGDPDVDHDADPDADPGAEPLTWAVAATALWEAGRGALVGETVAAGDQGAGVPVARRARDLGGALACAALAEGIELPAGAGPDAVAWCRDRVDERSRAWWASLLAALTARGPLRPEAARDLATALERRFGPDLTAPLVAAALGALPRLLVDEPDNADLREVLRWARTRFRAAGDDRVLRPARRALHEALARDDAPLHVLLELLRLSDVLVQPHLQEDHAARLLIPPLLSDGPGRAAVGELLGEPGQARSRSAVLRALDTRARDEPGPVLDLVGGPDAPAWLLDPSPPPLRALRAVQRLAAARRGTGPARARNARSADTDLVEFALVTDTLTPGTEPDGASVRLALRLVWAGHGPDTGGAARMLRAHPRPETAEAASALVAGAERPHRRITALADLLMDHYLDLFPPRHRPVVELVALTGRLREVGRGSGTDRVVRRHMELLLSRAGRGPLGQDAARAVVERVLDPHGFAADDRVFALEFAEFAARATPELAAAYARRARSELPPVLRGDYRMCAAHAWLWWSRGGSPAWEAERGALLDRVLAPALRALRPALRRDAFSLIGAVAPDTAEQVRSWMQDRAHGRPHGIGTLLSRVGPAPVRARTDRSARPVGSEPRPPRGPGR
- a CDS encoding ABC transporter ATP-binding protein, with translation MTATPSDRTDRPALIRAEGVTVGYGSRSGSAPILRSVDLELRSGRTLGLVGESGSGKSTLARALVGLLRPSAGRVLHEGRDLASASRRELAALRRSVQLVPQDPYASLNPRMTVGAAIAEAVDPRRASLRAHRAEVERWLGLVALDPDAAERYPHAFSGGQRQRIAVARALAARPRVVIADEITSALDCSVQAEVLNVLADLREELDLTMLFISHDLSVVRLVSDDVAVLYQGRVVERGEAHEVLGGSPRHPYTRLLLDSVPDGRELSPPPGGTTGGTGTGARVREARGA
- a CDS encoding dipeptide/oligopeptide/nickel ABC transporter permease/ATP-binding protein → MTSPPRALTLARRPGLVVGATGLLAVLLLAVLGPWVWGDQAAQLSDSTRATPGPDHWLGTDALGRDVLARTLTATRLTLETTTLATALAAGVGLLLGGTIWLSGPRVRTVGLRVIDVLVSYPSLILALLVAAVVGPGPTASVLAVGVAGSPVFARLTANLAGSVAARDYVTSARMLGVPKHRLFLRHMLPNMAEPLLVLVSVAFGTILVTLSGLSFLGLGAQPPHYDWGSLLSEGLRELHTNPSQALGPALAIVLTGTCAGLVGDAVAAGADARSSGVRALARSATRAPVPAADAAPDHGATVLSVRSLTVRDASGTRLVDDVSLDVGRGEIVGVVGESGSGKTLTAMAVARLLQTGLRSSAEVMRLGDLDLRGHPQARRLALDLGVVFQDPLSSLNPALRMGNQLTEVLRTHAGASAREAHARVRDSLARMRVTDPDGLMRGYPHQLSGGMRQRAMIAAALACAPKLIVADEPTTALDVTVQADVLRLLREAGRDEETSVLLISHDIAVVSSVCDRVLVMYSGRVVESLDTAALRRGEAAHPYTRALISATPAAALSLATADGGAAPERLATIPGRPPQPGLRPPGCAFAPRCSRALDPCRDSVPVPVPTGTGSAACFAPVAFPHSGVQEGAR
- a CDS encoding ABC transporter permease is translated as MSPLPTARTRPGRSGRAWARFLLRRLLGLGAVLVVLVTATFLILQLVPGDPARAAISVDASPEEVEAMRRALGLDRPLAEQFASYVGGLLTGDLGTSFQTGEAVSQVIATRLPFTAQLAVFSVLGALLIAVPLGVAVAVACRGGRRRPLDTAFTTTASVVGCTPEYIAGTLLVLLFAVTMGWLPAAGAATPASLLLPVAAIALSPAAALARIVRRETAVVLEEDYLRTARAKRLGGWALYVRHTLPNLLTSTLTMGGLLLAGLMGGTVIVESVFAWPGLGSRVVQAILVRDFPVIQGIVLVIGLMAAVINLLVDVCLGVLDPRTLTGKTEEASSS